One window of the Podospora pseudocomata strain CBS 415.72m chromosome 7, whole genome shotgun sequence genome contains the following:
- a CDS encoding hypothetical protein (EggNog:ENOG503PFQJ) translates to MSIEYQLARIMSLAMLSGPFVIVMLSPASGRGANRHPSLISAYIALVLPALLSFVAYPATVDAQITCYGFAGQAYTDNTLCPGSNACCGRKATCLSNRLCHNPNDPEGLWVRGPCAIREWDDSCGQICLYNETAASNGVLPRVVQCRDGSLCCNNDPQCCQDGKGTFLDEGGEIVSTRATGATTSFPPLSETGTVRTTVPVPTTSTSSSSTFSSTSSESTSSSSTTEIVVPPTNAGPATPAPTPSDEDKNGLKIGLGVGIPCAVLVAALLAFLFFRRQKKKAPNGPVAELHGASRDMVEVHGHDAHAGGYYRSEFQSKMPPLYSGARPVGDTQQKHPIEMGGEMPTELDSGPMPGNVVHMRRAEMG, encoded by the exons ATGTCGATCGAATATCAACTGGCCAGGATCATGTCCTTGGCGATGCTTTCCGGCCCGT TTGTAATCGTCATGTTATCACCCGCATCCGGCCGGGGCGCTAACCGGCATCCCTCACTTATTTCGGCGTATATAGCGCTTGTTCTGCCAGCATTGTTGTCGTTCGTCGCCTATCCCGCCACAGTGGACGCTCAAATAACATGCTACGGTTTTGCCGGCCAAGCCTACACAGACAATACGCTCTGTCCTGGATCCAACGCCTGCTGCGGCCGAAAAGCGACCTGTCTATCCAATCGACTATGTCACAACCCAAACGATCCAGAGGGTTTATGGGTGAGGGGTCCATGTGCAATCCGGGAATGGGATGACAGCTGCGGACAGATCTGTCTTTACA ACGAAACAGCCGCCAGCAATGGGGTTCTGCCGCGTGTAGTACAATGCCGCGATGGTAGCCTTTGCTGCAACAACGATCCACAATGTTGCCAGGATGGCAAGGGGACCTTTCTcgatgaagggggggaaatCGTATCAACTCGAGCAACAGGTGCTACCACCAGCTTCCCCCCGTTAAGCGAGACCGGTACCGTCAGAACAACAGTCCCTGtgcccaccacctcaacatcatcttcctctaCATTTTCCTCTACGTCCTCCGAATCcacatcttcttcctcgacaaCGGAAATCGTGGTGCCGCCCACGAATGCCggaccagcaacaccagcgccAACCCCCTCGGACGAAGATAAGAACGGACTCAAGATAGGATTAGGCGTGGGTATTCCCTGTGCTGTGTTAGTTGCTGCTTTGTTGGCATTTTTGTTCTTCAGGcggcagaagaaaaaggccCCCAACGGACCGGTGGCAGAGCTACACGGGGCCTCTCGTGATATGGTAGAGGTTCATGGGCATGACGCTCATGCAGGAGGGTATTATCGCTCAGAGTTTCAGTCCAAGATGCCACCCCTCTATTCTGGTGCCAGGCCGGTGGGTGATACTCAACAAAAGCATCCAATAGAAATGGGAGGTGAGATGCCCACAGAATTGGACAGCGGCCCGATGCCGGGAAATGTGGTACACATGAGGAGAGCCGAGATGGGTTAG
- the PUS1 gene encoding tRNA pseudouridine synthase 1 (COG:J; EggNog:ENOG503NVYM), whose protein sequence is MASDEIPAAVPGPDASSSATPVAQDSNDSQNNADRSQNRNGKRGGRGRGRERGNDKPGAQGKRKHGGFGSAKGPVPDKREQVRNNRDAKRRKVIDEEVGGKSFMSIEFTPDEIKAEDRRPKRKVAVLIGYAGTGYHGIQINHKEKTIEGDIFAAFVAAGAISKANADDPKKSSLVRCARTDKGVHAAGNVLSLKLIVEDEDIVEKINSHLPEQIRIWGIQRTVNAFSCYQSCDSRWYEYLMPSYSLLPPQPQSFLGKRILESAKEKGVLEEHLERLDDVTGFWDEVEKNDIEPILARLSPEVRAEVLRKLQDSNDKELAEDGQPAKNDQEEASKDATADKDVEMSDAAEPQPEKPAEEAKPVEETPQEPKPEKELSPVDAAVRDIKAAYVAAKRRYRISPARIERLQQALNLYLGTHNYHNYTVMKSFKDASAKRHIKSFEANTTPIQIGDTEWLSLKVHGQSFMMHQIRKMVAMAVMVVRCGAPLDLIKESYGPRRISIPKAPGLGLMLERPMFTEYNKRAAGFDKEPIDFSKYEDQIIKFKDEHIYRRMFEVEEKENSFHLFFNQVDNFRTDYFLWVTAGGVDASHERSDRTERVPKALEAELGDEADGVVEDGT, encoded by the exons ATGGCCTCTGACGAGATCCCTGCTGCCGTTCCAGGCCCCGATGCCTCTTCCAGCGCCACTCCCGTCGCCCAGGATTCCAACGACTCTCAGAACAATGCCGACCGCAGCCAGAATCGCAACGGCAAGCGTGGTGGCCGCGGCCGCGGCCGCGAGAGAGGGAATGACAAACCCGGCGCTCAAGGAAAGCGTAAGCACGGCGGCTTCGGAAGCGCAAA AGGCCCCGTCCCCGACAAGCGCGAACAGGTCCGGAATAACCGCGATGCCAAACGCCGCAAGGTGATCGACGAGGAAGTTGGCGGCAAGAGCTTCATGAGCATTGAGTTCACCCCCGACGAGATCAAGGCCGAAGACCGCCGACCGAAGCGCAAGGTTGCCGTCCTGATTGGCTACGCCGGCACCGGTTACCACGGCATTCAGATCAACCACAAGGAGAAGACAATCGAGGGCGACATCTTTGCGGCTTTCGTCGCTGCCGGTGCCATCTCCAAGGCCAACGCCGATGATCCCAAGAAGTCGAGCTTGGTCCGCTGCGCGCGTACAGACAAGGGCGTCCACGCCGCTGGCAACGTGTTGTCTCTCAAGCTCATTGTCGAGGACGAAGACATTGTCGAAAAGATCAATTCTCACCTCCCCGAACAGATTAGGATATGGGGCATCCAGCgcacagtcaacgctttcAGCTGCTACCAGTCTTGCGATTCGAGGTGGTATGAGTATCTCATGCCCAGTTATTCGCTATTGCCTCCCCAGCCACAGAGCTTTCTTGGAAAAAGGATCCTCGAGTCGGCCAAAGAGAAGGGCGTGTTGGAAGAGCACCTCGAACGCTTGGATGATGTGACGGGATTCTGggacgaggtggagaagaacGATATCGAGCCTATCCTTGCTAGACTAAGCCCCGAGGTTAGGGCTGAGGTTTTGCGTAAGCTTCAAGACAGCAACGACAAGGAACTCGCCGAGGATGGACAGCCGGCCAAAAACGACCAAGAAGAGGCGAGCAAAGATGCGACCGCTGACAAAGATGTTGAAATGTCCGATGCTGCCGAGCCCCAGCCCGAGAAACCGGCCGAAGAGGCCAAGCCAGTCGAGGAGACACCGCAAGAACCAAAGCCTGAGAAGGAGTTGAGTCCCGTCGATGCGGCCGTCCGAGATATCAAGGCTGCCTACGTCGCGGCGAAGAGAAGATACAGGATCTCGCCAGCCCGTATCGAGAGGCTGCAACAAGCCCTGAACCTCTACCTGGGCACGCACAACTATCACAACTATACCGTGATGAAGTCCTTCAAGGATGCATCTGCCAAGCGTCACATCAAGTCGTTCGaggccaacaccacccctaTCCAGATTGGCGATACCGAGTGGCTGTCTCTCAAGGTCCACGGCCAGAGCTTTATGATGCACCAGATTCGCAAGATGGTCGCCATGGCGGTCATGGTCGTTCGCTGCGGCGCCCCGCTTGATCTCATCAAGGAGAGCTACGGGCCTCGAAGAATTAGCATCCCCAAGGCGCCCGGTCTTGGTCTCATGCTGGAACGTCCCATGTTTACAGAGTACAACAAGAGGGCCGCCGGGTTCGACAAGGAGCCCATTGACTTCTCCAAGTACGAGGATCAGATCATCAAGTTCAAGGACGAGCACATCTACCGGAGGATgtttgaggtggaggagaaagagaactC GTTCCACTTGTTCTTCAACCAGGTCGATAACTTCCGCACCGACTATTTCCTGTGGGTGACGGCCGGGGGTGTGGACGCTTCCCATGAGCGGTCTGATCGGACCGAGAGGGTGCccaaggcgttggaggctgagcttggcgatgaggctgatggggtggtggaggatggaaCGTAA
- a CDS encoding hypothetical protein (EggNog:ENOG503P8SD; COG:S) — protein sequence MNRDADAAHNLLERKNKLMAELMTYYRDMIHTATQQIPANASNSSAAINSLAMETAMTGFIRATEDLLSLTHEIRELWIIGPLTKPGAGDEEARRNMKQEAEETFNLVNALRNEQRLAQIGAAEQSPMRYHVKNLEGHPGRTQAGQVPGVHQ from the exons ATGAATCGCGACGCTGATGCAGCTCACAATCTTCTTG AGCGCAAGAACAAGCTCATGGCCGAGCTCATGACTTATTACCGCGACATGATACACACAGCCACCCAGCAGATTCCCGCCAATGCTTCCAATTCCTCAGCTGCCATCAACAGTCTCGCGATGGAGACCGCCATGACGGGCTTC ATCAGAGCCACCGAGGACTTGCTCTCCCTTACCCATGAGATCCGCGAGCTGTGGATCATTGGCCCCTTGACCAAGCCTGGCGCCGGTGACGAGGAAGCCAGACGGAACATGAAgcaggaggcggaggagaccTTCAACCTGGTCAACGCTTTGAGGAATGAGCAGAGGCTGGCTCAGATTGGCGCTGCTGAACAGTCACCGATGAGGTACCACGTCAAGAACTTGGAAGGCCATCCCGGGAGAACGCAGGCAGGACAGGTACCTGGTGTGCACCAGTGA
- a CDS encoding hypothetical protein (EggNog:ENOG503NYTT; COG:P), translating into MGCCSGCQPPPAPSFTEQQRADEEQDVSDRLPEQDNATARLEPDCCKGKTSPCCDISCLDRLALRACHDGGSKHKGQAQNRRSSLSCRGRKSKRPCGHHARKTRDSYAATLEALGCICRALLALGQESCCIPDKGPSKERERISTSLSDLAVSVGGFSARPCCPATSKERDGIENCQESCCDVKQQTPAQYGACAGSSATSHHKDRPTLSSIAQHQVHSGSRPGGPTCCDEGPSMEQTGTTLDPEQGLSTHEHIVLSITGMTCTGCETKLHRTLGTFPGIKNLKTSLVLSRAEFDLENRSLVDVMRHVERTTEFKCERVKKGASVDVMVPGGASAFMGERWPKGVTDMALVNDTTVNISYDPQLVGARDLVERGWGVPVELASPQPDASLSNGSRHVKHIGLMTLSSILLTIPVLVLAWAPLHGHEIAYESGSLALATLVQFLVAGPFYPKALKALVFSRVIEMDLLIVLSTSAAYVFSVVSFAFLVTGEPLSTGSFFETSTLLVTLIMVGRYVAALARQKAVESISIRSLQVNTAILVDFHGDHGREIDTRLLQLGDIFKVMPESRIPTDGTTLAGTSEVDESMVTGESRPVVKSPGSPVIAGTSNGLSPLLVRVTRIPGDNTIDTIAAMVDEAKLSKPTMQRLADRVASYFVPVISLLMIITFAIWIAVGIRVRGVSAREAIIEAVTYAITVLIVCCPCAIGLAVPMVVVIATGVGAEHGVIFKSAESIEVAYQAKYVIFDKTGTLTEGKLSVVYYDGTDGELVNMSLLLELLESTKHPVSLAVATFLKDKGVLSSSTVQDIRSLPGKGVQGRGLDGQILQAGNVRWLDVESDLRVQMPQEAGHTVFCFTIDGKLAAVFGLQDTLRKETATTILSLQNRNVAVHVLSGDDDGPVRAVTDQLGIPCSNVRSRCTPADKKSYVEDILSRSPESVVIFCGDGTNDAVVLAQATVGIAISRSLDSTAELAESAADIVLMRPDLKGILTVMDLSRKSVHRIIFNFAWSFAYNLFAVLLAAGAFMSLNNARIPPEFAGLGELVSVLPVILAAVLLKWARF; encoded by the exons ATGGGCTGCTGTTCTGGCTGTCAGCCGCCACCTGCTCCCTCCTTCACGGAGCAGCAGAGGGCTGACGAGGAACAAGATGTCAGCGACCGCCTTCCGGAGCAGGACAACGCCACGGCACGCCTGGAGCCTGACTGCTGCAAGGGTAAAACATCGCCTTGCTGTGACATCTCTTGTTTGGACCGTCTCGCCCTGCGTGCTTGCCATGATGGTGGCTCAAAACACAAGGGTCAAG CTCAAAACCGTCGCTCAAGCTTATCATGCCGTGGACGAAAGAGCAAACGACCCTGTGGCCACCATGCACGCAAGACAAGAGATTCATACGCAGCCACACTGGAGGCTCTTGGTTGTATTTGCCGCGCTCTGTTAGCTCTTGGCCAGGAGTCTTGTTGTATCCCCGACAAGGGTCCTTCGAAGGAGCGTGAGCGAATCTCCACATCATTGTCAGATCTCGCTGTCTCAGTCGGCGGTTTCTCTGCAAGGCCTTGCTGCCCAGCTACTTCCAAGGAAAGAGACGGCATCGAAAACTGCCAGGAGAGTTGTTGTGACGTCAAACAACAAACCCCAGCGCAATACGGCGCCTGTGCTGGCTCTTCAGCGACTTCTCATCATAAGGATCGGCCAACACTCTCTAGCATCGCGCAACACCAGGTTCATTCAGGCTCCCGCCCAGGAGGGCCCACCTGCTGCGATGAAGGCCCTTCTATGGAACAGACGGGCACAACTCTGGACCCTGAGCAAGGCCTGTCTACTCACGAACACATCGTCCTCAGTATTACAGGCATGACTTGTACCGGCTGTGAAACAAAGCTCCATCGCACCCTTGGCACTTTCCCCGGCATCAAGAACCTGAAAACCAGTCTGGTTCTTTCTCGAGCTGAATTCGATCTTGAGAACAGGTCCCTAGTTGATGTTATGAGGCACGTCGAAAGGACCACCGAGTTCAAGTGCGAAAGGGTGAAAAAGGGAGCCTCGGTTGATGTCATGGTGCCAGGAGGTGCATCGGCATTTATGGGGGAGCGGTGGCCGAAGGGTGTGACAGACATGGCCTTGGTCAACGACACAACTGTCAACATATCCTATGACCCGCAACTTGTTGGTGCCCGGGATCTAGTTGAGAGAGGCTGGGGCGTGCCCGTTGAGCTCGCCTCCCCTCAGCCAGATGCCTCTCTGTCAAATGGGAGCAGGCATGTCAAGCACATCGGACTCATGACGCTCTCGTCCATCCTTTTGACCATTCCTGTACTGGTTCTTGCTTGGGCACCGCTCCACGGGCATGAGATTGCATACGAATCAGGCTCGCTTGCCCTGGCTACTCTGGTTCAATTCTTGGTGGCCGGACCCTTTTATCCCAAGGCCCTCAAGGCTCTCGTCTTCTCCCGTGTCATCGAGATGGACCTTCTCATTGTCCTCAGCACCAGCGCCGCTTATGTTTTCTCGGTCGTGTCCTTTGCATTTCTTGTGACTGGAGAACCGCTGTCGACCGGCAGTTTCTTTGAGACAAGCACTTTGCTTGTCACGCTTATCATGGTCGGTCGCTATGTGGCGGCCTTGGCTCGTCAGAAAGCCGTGGAATCCATCTCGATTCGATCTCTTCAAGTCAATACCGCCATTCTCGTTGACTTCCACGGTGACCACGGCAGGGAAATCGACACCAGATTGCTTCAGTTAGGGGACATCTTCAAAGTCATGCCTGAGTCTCGAATTCCTACAGATGGTACTACTCTTGCGGGAACGTCGGAGGTGGATGAGTCCATGGTCACGGGAGAGTCCAGACCAGTCGTGAAGTCCCCCGGGTCACCTGTTATTGCGGGAACCAGCAACGGATTATCTCCACTGCTCGTCCGTGTCACTCGCATCCCCGGAGACAATACCATTgacaccatcgccgccatggTTGACGAGGCCAAGCTATCCAAACCCACGATGCAACGCCTCGCTGACCGCGTGGCAAGCTATTTTGTCCCTGTTATATCGCTTCTCATGATCATCACGTTCGCCATCTGGATTGCGGTTGGAATCAGAGTACGTGGTGTATCCGCAAGGGAAGCAATCATCGAGGCAGTTACATACGCCATTACCGTCTTGATAGTTTGTTGTCCTTGTGCCATCGGTTTGGCCGTTCCCATGGTCGTTGTGATTGCTACCGGTGTTGGGGCCGAACACGGTGTCATCTTCAAGTCCGCTGAGAGTATTGAGGTGGCGTACCAGGCAAAATATGTCATCTTTGACAAGACTGGCACTCTGACCGAGGGCAAGTTATCTGTCGTTTATTACGACGGAACGGATGGGGAGCTGGTCAACATGTCGCTCCTTCTCGAACTGCTGGAGAGCACCAAACATCCCGTCTCCCTCGCGGTTGCTACTTTTCTGAAGGACAAGGGTGTGTTGTCCTCCTCTACAGTCCAAGACATCAGGTCTCTGCCCGGAAAAGGAGTTCAAGGCCGTGGCTTGGATGGCCAAATCCTTCAGGCAGGGAATGTCCGGTGGCTCGATGTGGAGTCTGACCTCCGTGTCCAGATGcctcaagaagctggccACACGGTATTTTGCTTCACAATTGATGGCAAACTTGCTGCAGTATTTGGGCTCCAAGACACACTGCGAAAAgaaacagcaaccaccatTCTGTCCCTGCAAAACCGCAACGTAGCGGTCCACGTTCTTTCAGGAGATGACGATGGCCCTGTTCGGGCCGTCACTGATCAACTGGGGATACCCTGCTCCAACGTTCGCTCACGCTGTACACCGGCAGATAAGAAGTCGTACGTTGAGGATATCCTATCGCGCTCTCCGGAATCCGTCGTCATCTTTTGCGGCGACGGTACCAACGACGCAGTGGTTCTAGCACAGGCTACAGTGGGCATTGCCATCAGCCGATCCCTAGACT